The Agrococcus carbonis genome has a window encoding:
- a CDS encoding zinc-dependent metalloprotease has product MPEDSDDRRPEDELREMLQRFLSGEGPIDPARLAGAAGMPSDPAQLQALMAQLQAALSRTEDGIDWSAAQRQAAAVVQRDPGSVTSAEREAVQQAADLAAMWLGETTEIGAATSLTMLSRRQWVDATIPVWQEMSEPVANSIASALTRAMQEHAPEEAQDMIAGAERILRNVGGTMFAMQLGNVVGQLAGETVAGGDFGFPLLEDTAALLPVNLRDAAAGLEIPEDQVRIWMAARELAHARLFHHARWLRLHVLSSVREYAEGIRIDVDRLEELAESFDPTNPEELRQALSSGALIPPKTPEQLEALARLETTIALIEGWVDAVTEAATARLPKREAIAESVRRRRATGGPAEKAFGTLVGLEIRPRRLREAAAFWRAVTDAVGAEARDSLWDQPDLMPGSDDIDDPSRVIARLQGVGELDEMDLALQELLDDAERDEQDGDEQDGDEQDGDETGGDETGGDETGGDESDADATDDGEPADGTEGGPAER; this is encoded by the coding sequence ATGCCTGAGGACTCCGACGATCGCCGCCCGGAGGACGAGCTGCGCGAGATGCTGCAGCGCTTCCTCTCGGGCGAGGGCCCCATCGATCCCGCGCGCCTCGCGGGTGCTGCGGGCATGCCGTCGGACCCCGCGCAGCTGCAGGCGCTCATGGCGCAGCTGCAGGCCGCGCTCTCGCGCACCGAGGACGGCATCGACTGGTCGGCTGCGCAGCGGCAGGCCGCGGCGGTCGTGCAGCGCGACCCGGGCTCCGTGACGAGCGCCGAGCGCGAGGCGGTCCAGCAGGCCGCCGACCTCGCGGCGATGTGGCTCGGCGAGACCACCGAGATCGGCGCCGCGACCTCGCTCACGATGCTCTCGCGACGCCAGTGGGTCGACGCGACGATCCCCGTGTGGCAGGAGATGAGCGAGCCGGTCGCGAACAGCATCGCGAGCGCCCTCACCCGCGCGATGCAGGAGCACGCGCCCGAGGAGGCGCAGGACATGATCGCCGGCGCCGAGCGCATCCTCCGCAACGTCGGCGGCACGATGTTCGCGATGCAGCTCGGCAACGTCGTCGGCCAGCTCGCGGGCGAGACCGTCGCGGGCGGCGACTTCGGCTTCCCGCTGCTCGAGGACACCGCGGCGCTGCTGCCCGTCAACCTGCGCGACGCGGCGGCGGGCCTCGAGATCCCCGAGGACCAGGTCCGCATCTGGATGGCGGCGCGCGAGCTCGCCCACGCGCGGCTGTTCCACCACGCGCGCTGGCTGCGGCTCCACGTGCTCTCGTCGGTGCGCGAGTACGCCGAGGGCATCCGCATCGACGTGGACCGGCTCGAGGAGCTCGCCGAGTCCTTCGATCCCACGAACCCCGAAGAGCTGCGCCAGGCGCTCTCGAGCGGTGCGCTCATCCCGCCGAAGACGCCCGAGCAGCTCGAGGCCCTCGCGCGGCTCGAGACGACGATCGCCCTCATCGAGGGATGGGTCGACGCGGTCACCGAGGCCGCGACCGCGCGCCTGCCCAAGCGCGAGGCGATCGCCGAGTCGGTGCGCCGTCGGCGCGCGACGGGCGGTCCGGCCGAGAAGGCGTTCGGCACGCTCGTGGGGCTCGAGATCCGGCCGCGCCGGCTGCGCGAGGCGGCGGCGTTCTGGCGCGCGGTGACGGATGCGGTGGGCGCCGAGGCGCGCGACTCGCTGTGGGACCAGCCCGACCTCATGCCGGGCTCGGACGACATCGACGACCCCTCGCGCGTGATCGCGCGCCTGCAGGGCGTCGGCGAGCTCGACGAGATGGATCTCGCGCTGCAGGAGCTGCTCGACGACGCGGAGCGCGACGAGCAGGACGGCGACGAGCAGGACGGCGACGAGCAGGACGGCGACGAGACGGGCGGCGACGAGACGGGCGGCGACGAGACGGGCGGCGACGAGTCGGACGCCGACGCGACGGACGACGGCGAGCCGGCCGACGGCACCGAGGGCGGGCCGGCCGAGCGCTGA